In Gemmatimonadaceae bacterium, a genomic segment contains:
- a CDS encoding alkyl sulfatase C-terminal domain-containing protein has translation MTPDNGEAFIAEMENATLTNIKGFQAENADLTLTNDRSDLEADDDGRQDSRGRPSVAPHTWPAPASWTADMLPLTRWNGTCASWARSSLDTGNLCRRSTALSKTRHIEDPAAPEANPAPHAPGRDAPRPTRFGWAA, from the coding sequence GTGACCCCCGACAACGGCGAGGCCTTCATCGCCGAGATGGAGAACGCGACGCTGACCAACATCAAGGGCTTCCAGGCAGAGAATGCCGACCTCACGCTGACCAACGACCGGTCCGACCTCGAAGCAGACGATGATGGGCGCCAAGACTCTCGAGGTCGTCCTTCGGTGGCGCCTCACACATGGCCCGCGCCCGCGAGCTGGACGGCGGACATGTTGCCACTCACCCGCTGGAACGGAACCTGTGCTTCGTGGGCACGTTCAAGCTTGGACACGGGGAACCTATGTAGAAGGTCCACGGCATTGAGCAAAACGCGTCACATTGAAGATCCGGCCGCTCCGGAAGCGAATCCAGCTCCTCATGCCCCCGGCCGTGACGCGCCCCGTCCCACCCGCTTCGGCTGGGCTGCCT